The Paracoccus sp. MC1862 genome includes a window with the following:
- the exbD gene encoding TonB system transport protein ExbD — protein sequence MAGGIRNQPNGDDDLVENHEINVTPFIDVMLVLLIIFMVAAPLSTVDINVDLPVSNAPVSGRPDTPVWLTVGPDLALSLGNETIAPDALAAELAEATGGDLETRIYLRADQAVAYGDLMGVMNRLRDSGYLKIALVGMDRASAPPAALAATP from the coding sequence ATGGCGGGGGGCATCCGGAACCAGCCGAATGGCGACGACGATCTGGTGGAAAACCACGAGATCAACGTCACCCCCTTCATCGACGTGATGCTGGTCCTGCTGATCATCTTCATGGTGGCGGCGCCCCTGTCCACCGTGGACATCAACGTGGACCTGCCGGTGTCGAACGCGCCGGTATCCGGTCGTCCCGACACGCCCGTCTGGCTGACCGTGGGCCCGGATCTGGCGCTGTCGCTGGGCAACGAGACGATCGCCCCCGACGCGCTTGCGGCCGAGCTTGCGGAGGCGACCGGGGGCGACCTTGAAACCCGCATCTACCTGCGGGCCGACCAGGCGGTGGCCTATGGCGACCTGATGGGGGTGATGAACCGCCTGCGCGATTCGGGCTACCTGAAGATCGCCCTGGTCGGAATGGACCGCGCCAGCGCACCGCCGGCGGCGCTGGCGGCAACGCCATGA
- a CDS encoding 1-phosphofructokinase family hexose kinase → MIVTPQPQVPILTVTLNPALDIATSAEKVVPDLKLRCEAPVFDAGGGGINVSRAIALMAGQSTAVVALAGHNGKRMRDLLLCETGLEILRLEAPAETRQSVSVIDRSTGEQFRFVLPGPEWQEDDVREALDAVASAAPEDGILVVSGSNPPGVPAEFPILLAERLNGRDTCLFVDTSGKALAAAASGRAGPIAVLRMDDAEAEGLAGRALSRRQDTADFASSLVQAGAARAVIIARGSDGNIVANAQGRWHAEAPKVEVVSKVGAGDSFVAGYALAVARGMAEPDALALGAAAAAAAVMTPATDLCRAEDVERLYAERVVTAI, encoded by the coding sequence ATGATCGTCACGCCCCAGCCGCAGGTCCCGATCCTGACCGTCACCCTGAACCCGGCGCTGGACATCGCCACCAGCGCCGAGAAGGTGGTGCCTGACCTCAAGCTGCGCTGCGAGGCACCGGTCTTCGACGCGGGCGGCGGCGGCATCAACGTCAGCCGCGCCATCGCGCTGATGGCCGGGCAGTCCACGGCGGTGGTGGCTCTGGCAGGCCACAACGGCAAGCGGATGCGGGATCTTCTTCTCTGCGAGACGGGGCTTGAGATCCTGCGCCTGGAGGCGCCCGCCGAGACGCGGCAGTCCGTATCGGTCATCGACCGCAGCACCGGCGAGCAGTTCCGCTTTGTCCTGCCGGGGCCTGAGTGGCAGGAGGACGATGTGCGCGAGGCGCTGGACGCGGTGGCCTCGGCCGCGCCCGAGGACGGCATCCTCGTCGTCTCGGGATCGAACCCGCCGGGCGTTCCGGCCGAGTTCCCGATCCTGCTGGCCGAGCGGCTGAACGGCCGCGACACCTGCCTGTTCGTGGACACCTCGGGCAAGGCGCTGGCCGCCGCCGCCTCGGGCCGGGCCGGTCCCATCGCGGTGCTGCGGATGGACGACGCCGAGGCCGAGGGGCTGGCGGGCCGCGCCCTGTCCCGGCGGCAGGACACTGCCGACTTCGCGTCGAGCCTCGTGCAGGCGGGCGCCGCCCGTGCGGTGATTATCGCGCGGGGATCGGACGGCAATATCGTCGCGAACGCGCAGGGACGCTGGCACGCCGAAGCTCCGAAGGTCGAGGTCGTCAGCAAGGTCGGCGCGGGCGACAGCTTCGTCGCGGGCTATGCGCTGGCGGTCGCCCGCGGCATGGCGGAACCCGACGCGCTGGCGCTGGGCGCCGCCGCCGCGGCGGCGGCGGTGATGACGCCCGCGACCGATCTCTGCCGCGCCGAGGATGTCGAGCGGCTTTACGCGGAACGCGTCGTCACCGCCATCTGA
- a CDS encoding metallopeptidase family protein — protein MTDWTEATAPSAADIEALAREILAGLPAEFAGPAAQVILRVEDFAGEDVLDELEIDDPLELTGLYDGVPETEKMASQPQHFPDTVWLFRRAILDEWAERGDVALGALVRNVVIHEFAHHFGWSDGDIASIDRWWE, from the coding sequence ATGACCGACTGGACCGAGGCCACCGCGCCCTCCGCCGCCGATATCGAGGCGCTGGCACGCGAGATTCTGGCCGGCCTGCCCGCCGAGTTCGCCGGCCCCGCCGCCCAGGTCATCCTGCGGGTCGAGGACTTCGCCGGCGAGGACGTGCTGGACGAGCTTGAGATCGACGACCCGCTGGAGCTGACCGGGCTTTACGACGGCGTCCCCGAGACCGAGAAGATGGCGAGCCAACCCCAGCATTTCCCCGACACGGTCTGGCTGTTCCGCCGGGCGATCTTGGACGAATGGGCCGAACGCGGCGACGTGGCGCTAGGGGCGCTGGTCCGCAACGTGGTGATCCATGAATTCGCCCATCACTTCGGCTGGTCTGACGGCGACATCGCCAGCATCGACAGGTGGTGGGAATGA
- a CDS encoding energy transducer TonB: MSGGRLGNAGAWLAVGALVLSAHVAAAAWAMRQPGQTLPAVPDAILLDLAPPPAGEEAPETDANEETADPPREFTPEPVDPLPPPDFSELVPPEPEFVPPGVEPLTPPDFAEMPPPEPVPEFEPPPVVPLPPPDFASLTTPPEATPAAVPPPPRRPERLMRPEQPREEPREERRREARRAPEQPRAERSDPRREQSQSSRSGRQGRGAESGARQAPAAASGASRQAQASWEQRAGATVSRHMSRTRIRGKGGTVQATVTVSVAANGATSARLARGTGDPQIDAALARQAARMPGLPPPPTGRSFQFTQPIAIRLR, encoded by the coding sequence ATGAGCGGCGGGCGCCTGGGCAACGCGGGGGCGTGGCTGGCGGTGGGCGCGCTGGTGCTGTCGGCCCATGTGGCGGCCGCCGCCTGGGCCATGCGCCAGCCCGGCCAGACCCTGCCCGCCGTGCCTGACGCGATCCTGCTGGACCTCGCCCCGCCGCCTGCGGGCGAGGAGGCGCCGGAGACCGACGCCAACGAAGAAACTGCCGACCCGCCACGGGAGTTCACCCCCGAGCCTGTCGATCCGCTGCCCCCACCTGATTTCTCTGAACTGGTGCCACCGGAACCCGAATTCGTCCCACCCGGGGTCGAGCCGCTGACGCCCCCCGATTTCGCCGAGATGCCCCCTCCCGAGCCGGTGCCGGAGTTCGAGCCCCCCCCGGTCGTGCCCCTGCCGCCGCCCGACTTCGCCAGCCTCACGACGCCGCCCGAGGCCACCCCCGCCGCCGTCCCCCCGCCGCCTCGCCGCCCCGAGCGGCTGATGCGGCCCGAGCAGCCCCGCGAGGAGCCGCGAGAGGAACGCCGCCGCGAGGCTCGGCGCGCGCCAGAACAGCCCCGCGCGGAACGCAGCGATCCGCGCCGCGAACAATCCCAGTCGTCGCGTTCGGGCCGACAGGGCCGCGGCGCGGAAAGCGGCGCGCGGCAGGCCCCCGCCGCCGCATCCGGCGCCTCGCGGCAGGCACAGGCCAGTTGGGAACAGCGCGCCGGCGCCACGGTCAGCCGGCACATGAGCCGCACCCGCATCCGCGGCAAGGGCGGCACCGTGCAGGCCACCGTGACTGTCAGCGTAGCCGCCAACGGCGCCACCAGCGCCCGGCTGGCGCGGGGAACCGGCGATCCCCAGATCGACGCGGCGCTTGCCCGACAGGCGGCCCGGATGCCGGGCCTGCCGCCGCCGCCCACCGGCCGGTCCTTCCAGTTCACCCAGCCCATCGCGATCAGGCTGCGGTGA
- the gltX gene encoding glutamate--tRNA ligase: MTTTRFAPSPTGHIHVGNLRTALMNYLIARKTGGTFILRLDDTDRERSKQEYADGIQRDLEWLGLQWDRTERQSDRLDRYAEAADALRGAGRLYEVFETPTELDLKRKKQLNMGKPPVYDRAGLALSNEDRERLRAEGREGYWRFRLDQERIEWPDGIIGDVSIDAASVSDPVLIRHDGQVLYTFASSVDDVDMGVTDIVRGADHVTNTATQIQIIRALGSEPPRFAHHSLLTGPGGEELSKRLGTLSLRDLREQGVAPEALLSLMARLGSNQPVTLRMSLDELAEGFDLSQFGASPTKFDAEDLWPLTRERNQHLPFEAVRDRIAAMGVPGDIAERFWSVARANITKLDDLGEWWSLMRDGAQPLIDPEDAEFIPQALAMLPARPWTGATWGEWTGAVKAATGRKGKGLFMPLRKALTGMDHGPEMADLMPLLQRVPAAEG; encoded by the coding sequence ATGACCACGACCCGTTTCGCGCCCTCGCCGACCGGCCATATCCACGTCGGCAACCTGCGAACCGCCCTGATGAACTACCTGATCGCCCGGAAAACCGGCGGCACGTTCATCCTGCGGCTGGACGACACCGACCGCGAGCGGTCGAAGCAGGAATATGCCGACGGCATCCAGCGCGATCTGGAATGGCTGGGGCTGCAATGGGACCGGACCGAGCGGCAGTCCGACCGGCTGGACCGCTATGCCGAGGCCGCAGATGCGCTGCGCGGGGCCGGACGGCTTTACGAGGTCTTTGAGACGCCGACCGAGTTGGACCTGAAGCGCAAGAAGCAACTCAACATGGGGAAACCGCCGGTCTATGACCGCGCCGGGCTTGCGCTGTCCAACGAGGACCGTGAGCGGCTGCGGGCCGAGGGGCGCGAGGGCTACTGGCGCTTTCGGCTGGACCAGGAGCGGATCGAGTGGCCCGACGGCATCATCGGCGACGTGTCGATCGACGCGGCCTCCGTCAGCGACCCGGTGCTGATCCGGCATGACGGGCAGGTGCTTTATACCTTCGCGTCCTCGGTCGATGACGTGGACATGGGCGTGACCGACATCGTGCGCGGCGCCGACCATGTGACCAACACCGCAACGCAGATCCAGATCATCCGGGCGCTGGGCAGCGAACCCCCGCGCTTTGCCCACCACTCGCTGCTGACCGGCCCGGGGGGAGAGGAACTGTCCAAGCGCCTGGGCACCCTGTCGCTCCGCGACCTGCGCGAGCAGGGCGTCGCCCCCGAGGCGCTGCTGTCCCTGATGGCGCGGTTGGGGTCGAACCAGCCGGTGACCCTGCGGATGAGCCTTGACGAGTTGGCCGAGGGCTTCGACCTGTCGCAATTCGGCGCCTCGCCCACCAAGTTCGACGCCGAGGACCTGTGGCCGCTGACGCGCGAGCGCAACCAGCACCTGCCGTTCGAGGCGGTGCGCGACCGGATCGCCGCCATGGGCGTGCCCGGCGACATTGCCGAGCGGTTCTGGTCGGTTGCGCGGGCCAACATCACAAAGCTGGACGATCTGGGCGAGTGGTGGAGCCTGATGCGCGACGGCGCGCAGCCACTGATCGACCCCGAGGACGCCGAGTTCATCCCGCAGGCGCTGGCGATGCTGCCCGCCCGTCCCTGGACCGGAGCGACCTGGGGTGAATGGACGGGCGCGGTGAAAGCCGCCACGGGCCGCAAGGGCAAGGGGCTGTTCATGCCCTTGCGCAAGGCCCTGACCGGCATGGATCACGGCCCCGAGATGGCCGACCTGATGCCGCTGCTGCAAAGGGTGCCCGCCGCCGAAGGCTGA
- the exbB gene encoding tonB-system energizer ExbB: MMFALPRAALLRLSLALAVAAGSGAPAALAQDVPLSPAPQVVPAPVATTPAAPSAPQVAPPAAIAAGEAGTAASPSIGTDAPAADDSTGPDSSPLGAIPADALPHDLSPMGMYRQADIVVKAVMIGLVFASIVTWTVLIVKMIEYLTAMRAINQGARRIEAAASLRAALGSADGRGPEDRMLRAAARELNRSAEGLSTDGVRERIGSHLGQIQARAARHMGRGTGVLATIGSTAPFVGLFGTVWGIMNSFIGISEAQTTNLAVVAPGIAEALLATALGLVAAIPAVVIYNFFARAITGYRLRLNETAAGVDRLVSRDLDRAAAGFAV; this comes from the coding sequence ATGATGTTTGCCCTTCCTCGCGCTGCCCTGCTCCGGCTTTCGCTTGCGCTTGCCGTTGCTGCCGGAAGTGGCGCGCCTGCCGCGCTGGCGCAGGATGTTCCCTTGTCCCCCGCGCCGCAGGTGGTGCCCGCGCCTGTCGCGACGACGCCCGCTGCGCCCTCCGCGCCGCAGGTCGCGCCCCCTGCAGCCATCGCGGCGGGCGAGGCCGGCACCGCCGCCTCGCCGTCCATCGGAACAGATGCGCCTGCTGCCGATGATTCGACCGGGCCGGACTCGAGTCCTCTCGGGGCGATCCCGGCGGATGCACTGCCCCATGACCTGTCGCCGATGGGGATGTACCGGCAGGCCGACATCGTGGTGAAGGCGGTGATGATCGGCCTTGTCTTCGCCTCGATCGTCACCTGGACGGTGCTGATCGTGAAGATGATCGAATACCTGACGGCGATGCGCGCCATAAACCAGGGCGCACGCCGGATCGAGGCGGCCGCCAGCCTGCGCGCCGCCCTGGGCTCGGCCGACGGGCGCGGCCCCGAGGACCGGATGCTGCGGGCGGCGGCGCGCGAGCTGAACCGATCTGCCGAAGGGTTGTCCACCGACGGGGTGCGGGAACGCATCGGCTCGCACTTGGGCCAGATCCAGGCACGGGCGGCGCGGCACATGGGGCGCGGCACCGGGGTTCTGGCCACCATCGGCTCGACCGCGCCCTTTGTCGGACTGTTCGGCACCGTCTGGGGGATCATGAACAGCTTCATCGGCATTTCCGAGGCGCAGACGACCAACCTCGCCGTGGTCGCGCCGGGCATCGCCGAGGCGCTGCTGGCGACCGCCCTCGGCCTTGTCGCGGCCATCCCGGCCGTCGTCATCTACAACTTCTTCGCCCGCGCGATCACCGGCTACAGGCTGCGCCTGAACGAAACCGCGGCAGGGGTCGACCGGCTGGTCAGCCGCGACCTTGACCGCGCGGCGGCGGGGTTCGCGGTCTGA
- a CDS encoding hemin uptake protein HemP, whose product MNDLTFHGNDPMPVQVRLQAPLHDATALTAGGHLAQIALADQIYTLRITRAGKLILTK is encoded by the coding sequence ATGAACGACCTCACCTTCCATGGTAACGATCCCATGCCTGTCCAGGTCCGGCTGCAGGCCCCTTTGCATGACGCGACGGCCCTGACCGCGGGCGGGCATCTGGCCCAGATCGCGCTGGCCGATCAGATCTATACGCTGCGAATCACGCGCGCCGGAAAGCTGATCCTGACCAAGTGA